The Sorghum bicolor cultivar BTx623 chromosome 6, Sorghum_bicolor_NCBIv3, whole genome shotgun sequence genome contains the following window.
taattgaataatatttatcacatacaaacaaaagtgctatagtgccaTTTCATTGAGTGATGATGAATGAGAAATGAAAAAGACGCGCCGAAGACCTTGCTCCTCTCGTGCTAGATTATACTTCCAACTAGTCAAATCAAGATTAAGATGTCAAGATTGAGATAAGAAATAGTCCCTCTAGTGACAAAAGAGTTGACACTTAAAATCATGTTTAACTTTTGAAACTATGACCTTAATACTTAAAACTACAGATACCCACATCTGCGTCCATCGGATTATCCAACGTTTGAAATAGGGTTGTTATaaaaaaaagttttaaaatagGGTATCTAAGTTAATTGCTGAACGGAAGTCTTtatcattttattttattttttggaaaaaaaactaAAGTATTACTCCCTTCTCTTATGATTCATAATCCAATCTATTAGCCAAATgatttttataaaattattcAATTTATCATCTGAAACATTTTCGATCAAAATCTAAATCCAAAATGTTTCTACAAGAATCCGAAATCCCTTATGATTCATAATCCAAACTCCAAAGTTGTAGGATGCTACCCTTCGGGCTGTGTTGGGGCTAGCAATGATATTCATTAATTTGGGGATCCTCCCCCGTTTGacctctcaaaaaaaaagttgtAGCATGTTTTTCCGCAATCATGTTCTTTTTAACAAAAGTAGCAATAATATGATTATGCCATTATATTTTAGAGATTTTTTTACATGTGCAAATGTTCTCTCCCAATTCCTGTGTGTTAAACAAAATAAACTAGGTGAATTCCCCACGCGTTGCTGCgagattttcttaaaaataaatcattatatatataGCATTATTATATTGTATTCGGtatattttgtatatatatatatatatatatatatatatatatatatatatatatatatatattgacttGCATGTTATTTTGTTGTATTAGATCTGGTAAACAATCGTTAAGCTAATAGAAGAAAAACAATAAAATATTTGATTACATTATAGAGACATAGGTGATCAAGCAAATAGCATATGTAAATGACTTGTATGTTAGTAGGTTAaatatttaaagtatttcacatgatatagatgatatagatattttttgtaattaatatgtgATGATATAGACTTAGCGGAGAATGATGtaaacaccttgcatgaagagatataATATTTAGTTGGTCATTTAGTGGGAAGGGTTTAGCTTTGTAAGAGAATATAATGGGTTCACGAGTTCATCCCAACAAAGAATTGTTGTGCACGGTACTTCGTTCCCATTTCTACGCCATTACATGATTCAACGGTCATCATCATCGTGGACTCGTGGTCAGAGTGATACGCGCTAGCTCCTGTACGTGCCGGCGAGGTaggcgaggcagccgacgagggGCGCGTTGGTGTACGTCGTCGGCTCGGACCGCGCGTAGTCGGCGCGGTCGTCGGGGAACTCCTCGTGCTCGTCGGGCCCGCCGACGACGGCGCCCGTGTGCACGTTCGGGTTGGCGGCGCTGGCGTAGAAGTAGCTCTGGAACCCCTCCTGGCACCCGATGTGGGCCGGGTGGGCGGCCACCGGCGGCAGCGACGACGCCCGGTGGTGGATCCTCTGCGGCCACCGCGCGCCGAAGTTCACCATGTACGACATGCCCTTGGCGTTGGCACCCAGGATGTAGTCCACCTGCTGCTTGGCGAGAGCCCTGAGCGACCTGGCCGTGACGGAGAGGCTCCCGCAGGCGAAGGCGTGCTTCGTGACGGCCATGTACTTGGCGTAGGTGGTCAGCAGGAAGCTCGCCGAGGTCACGTACTGCAGGTTGGCGTTCCCGGACTTGTGCATCAGGCCGCCGGCCGTGTACTGCGTCGTGGAGGATGGGGAGTCGCGCAGGATCCGGCAGAAGAAGTCCTCCGCCTGCTGCCTGAACGGCTCCAGCCTCTTGTCCCCGTTCACCAGAGCTCTCTGCGTGCAGGGTTAGTTGCAGGTGAAACCGTGCAGGCACGCACAACACGACACAAACATCCAGCAGCCAACATGCTTGAGCGTGATTTTGTTCGTGTTGCGATGGCGTACCCGTGACAGTAGCAcgcgagctccggcgagcttgtTGTCCCAGCTGAACATGTCGACGCTTCTGTCGATGTCCCCCAAGGAGTAGAGGTAGCCGAGGTAGGAGGAGTTCTTGGTCGCCCAGAGCAGCCACGCCGACCCCCACAGGAGCTCGTCCTGCAAATGGCCGGCCGGGGAAATAAAACCACGCTCGAATGAGTCGATCAATCAACGATCACTTTGTAGTTGATCCCGGAGGTTGGCTCGATTTGATTCGGGACCTTGTAGCCGGAGTACGACTGGTAGTAGGCGCCGATGTTGCCGCCGACGAAGTCGCTGTACTTTCCCTGGTGCAGCACGGCGAGCTCCATCACGGCCCGCGCCGCGGCGAGCAGCCTCCTGGAGTAGGCCCGGTCGGCGGCCCGGAACACCAAGCTGGCCGCGGCGAGCGCGGCCGCCGTCTCGCCGGCGACGTCGGACCCGGGCGCCGACGCGGACACTGCGTACACGGTCCTCGGCGTGTCCATGTCCTCGGGCCGCTCCCAGCACCGGTGGTCCGCGTCCGGGTCGCCCACGCCGACGTAGAGCGTGCCCGGCGTCTGCGTGGCCGCCTTGAGGAGGTAGTCCGCGCCCCACCGCACGGCGGCGCGCGCGTCGTGCACTACGCGCGCCGCCTTCATCTTCCCGCCGTGCTCCAGGACGCTCCACGATAGCATCGTCGTCGTGAAGGCCATCGGGAAGCCGAACTTGGCGTTGTCGCCGCCGTCGTAGTAGCCGCCGGTGAGATCGACCTGCCGCGCACGTTTCATATATCAGAGACAAACAAGAAAAGGCCAACGCGACTCCAAGCCCCACTGACCCAGGTCAGGGTGCAGGGCTCCAGGCCCACGTACGTTTGCGGCCGAGCCGTCGGAGAGGCCGGAGTTGGAGCGCCACGTGACGGCCTGGTCCGGCGGCAGCTGGCCGGACCGCTGCCCCTGGAAGAAGAGTATCGCCTTCGCGAGCGCGTCGGCGTAATCGGGGTGTCCGCCGGCAGCGACATAGCTGGAGCCGGAAAGGAGGGAGACAGCGACGGCGAGAAGCACCAGAACCTGCGATGATGATGGCGATGGCATCGTCCTTGATCGTGCTGCCAACGCAGCTTGATTCGACAATGCAGAGCTCATCATCTTCTCCACCGCGTACGATATAGTGCACTACTGCACTGCGACGCGCGGGGGTTTTATACGGCGAGCTGCATGCGGCGAGGTCTGTTTGATTCGGCAAATTGCATCTGCGGGATTTGTTTATGTTATCTTTATCTCAGTCGAGTTCGATCTTGCTCCGAGAAGCGCGCGAGTCAGAGCCGCTGGTTACTGGGACTGGGATGGCAATAGCATGAATGAATACATGATCCAAGATTGGTCCTAATAATCCGCGGTTGCTCATGATGGTGTGGCGCATTGCTGCTGACTCCATTATCAGTGTTTGGAGTATTGCTCTGAAGGTAATCATATTGCAAGATAAGGAACTCTGCAGAACAATAAGCTGCATGCAGCTGCTGCTGTGATTGGGTCTTTCGATGAATGGTACTTAAATGACGATCTCATTCAGCGGGACCTTCTCTCGGTTTGTGTTTCTTGATCGGAATTGTGTCTTGGAGCTTGCGATCTCTCGCTTGAGTGTGACTTAAAGGTGCAGGACAGTGGTGGAATCAGGGCATCTTAGCTGCGGTTACTTATGGAAGGATAGAATTGaagtggctgctcctgctctCGAGTATATGGCTGAATGCTAAAAAAATTCATCTAAATTATACCAGTGACTCCGGATTTTAAAGTATAGATGACGGCACATGCAAACACTCAGCAAAAGATATGAGAACAGATATCCAACGAACGACGACTAACATTCATGTAGGCGGAGTTGAGAAACTTCTTCTTTCTcatgtttttttcttcttccctCTACCATGTACTGATTTGAAACTTGTTCCCCCTAATTTTTTATCGTGGTCAGATCTAACCACGATAAAACGAGGAATAGATCGGAAAAAATTATTCTATGGTGCTGACACTATCTTTGTCTTGATGTCGCCATCCGAAAATAAAAGTCTTTGTGTCGTCAAATCGGTGAGGATGCAACGTCATAGTTGTTGCTCGTATTTTCAATGTAGCTGCCATGGAGAAAACGATTTCACCCTACTATCTCGCCGCCCACCAGAGAAGAGAAGGCTGAAATAgatccaaaaacaaaaaaaatggtaTGAAGAGACCCTAACTCTAAAGACTTAATCTACTAGAAAAACTTAAAAATGATGGATCCGTACTCCCTCTAACCTTTAGT
Protein-coding sequences here:
- the LOC8080345 gene encoding endoglucanase 11; this translates as MMSSALSNQAALAARSRTMPSPSSSQVLVLLAVAVSLLSGSSYVAAGGHPDYADALAKAILFFQGQRSGQLPPDQAVTWRSNSGLSDGSAANVDLTGGYYDGGDNAKFGFPMAFTTTMLSWSVLEHGGKMKAARVVHDARAAVRWGADYLLKAATQTPGTLYVGVGDPDADHRCWERPEDMDTPRTVYAVSASAPGSDVAGETAAALAAASLVFRAADRAYSRRLLAAARAVMELAVLHQGKYSDFVGGNIGAYYQSYSGYKDELLWGSAWLLWATKNSSYLGYLYSLGDIDRSVDMFSWDNKLAGARVLLSRRALVNGDKRLEPFRQQAEDFFCRILRDSPSSTTQYTAGGLMHKSGNANLQYVTSASFLLTTYAKYMAVTKHAFACGSLSVTARSLRALAKQQVDYILGANAKGMSYMVNFGARWPQRIHHRASSLPPVAAHPAHIGCQEGFQSYFYASAANPNVHTGAVVGGPDEHEEFPDDRADYARSEPTTYTNAPLVGCLAYLAGTYRS